In Nocardia sp. NBC_00403, one DNA window encodes the following:
- a CDS encoding cation:proton antiporter domain-containing protein: protein MSTVEPFALVVLITALVGIAAVLSNRLGAWLPVPTPALFLVGAAVASDVWPQLGRIPISAVEHVATVALAIILFDGGMQIGWKRFRSAAGAIVWIGVAGTFVTAAALAAAAHLLFGFDWRIALLLGTALAPTDPAVVFSVLGNREISGRSGVLLQGESGANDPVGIALLIALLGATTFDTQAIAHATGEFGLQMVVGATVGVTGGLGLLLFMRRIPLPAAGLYSLRVLMCALAIYGAATLAHGSGFLAVLVAGIVIGDQRAPYKAEIARFHSALANLAEIVVFVMLGLTIQLTGPDGISQGGAWLIGLVLAVLLTLVIRPLLVGALLWKVDLARGERVFVLWTGLKGAVPILLGTFIVHAGITDSHRAYEIIFIVVAFSVIVQGGLVPTLARRLGVPLRTVDPEPWGIGVRFRHEPHALHRYTITPGSLADGSTLADLPSDDIWISLIIRDGRLVAGAADTTLHADDEVLVILPDSETSPHITAIFTDPKPNPTGRPPETL, encoded by the coding sequence GTGAGCACCGTCGAACCCTTCGCCCTCGTAGTGCTGATCACCGCCCTGGTAGGCATCGCCGCGGTGCTGTCGAACCGACTCGGCGCGTGGCTACCTGTGCCGACACCGGCTCTGTTTCTGGTCGGTGCCGCCGTGGCCTCCGACGTCTGGCCACAACTGGGGCGAATACCGATCAGCGCCGTCGAGCATGTGGCGACGGTCGCCCTGGCGATCATCCTGTTCGACGGCGGCATGCAAATCGGATGGAAACGCTTCCGATCCGCCGCGGGCGCGATCGTCTGGATCGGCGTGGCCGGAACCTTCGTGACAGCAGCGGCCCTCGCCGCCGCCGCACACCTGCTCTTCGGCTTCGACTGGCGGATAGCGCTACTGCTCGGCACCGCACTCGCACCGACCGATCCGGCAGTGGTGTTCTCGGTACTGGGCAACCGCGAAATCTCCGGCCGCAGCGGCGTGCTGCTGCAAGGCGAGTCCGGCGCCAACGACCCGGTCGGCATCGCCCTACTGATCGCGCTACTGGGTGCCACAACATTCGACACCCAAGCCATCGCGCACGCCACCGGCGAGTTCGGGCTGCAAATGGTCGTCGGTGCCACCGTCGGTGTCACGGGAGGGTTGGGCCTGCTGTTGTTCATGCGTCGCATACCCCTGCCCGCCGCCGGGCTCTACTCCCTGCGAGTTCTGATGTGTGCCTTGGCGATCTACGGCGCGGCCACCCTCGCCCACGGATCCGGATTCCTCGCCGTCCTCGTCGCAGGCATCGTCATCGGAGATCAACGCGCACCCTACAAAGCCGAAATCGCACGGTTCCACTCCGCACTGGCAAACCTCGCCGAGATCGTCGTATTCGTCATGCTCGGGCTCACAATCCAACTCACCGGCCCCGACGGAATCAGCCAAGGCGGCGCCTGGCTGATCGGCCTCGTGCTCGCCGTTCTACTGACCCTGGTGATACGACCACTGCTCGTCGGCGCGCTGCTATGGAAGGTGGACCTCGCCCGCGGCGAGCGGGTATTCGTGCTGTGGACCGGACTCAAAGGCGCAGTACCAATCCTGCTCGGCACCTTCATCGTGCACGCGGGCATCACCGACAGCCATCGCGCCTACGAAATCATCTTCATCGTCGTCGCGTTCTCCGTCATCGTCCAAGGAGGCCTCGTCCCAACCCTCGCCCGGCGACTCGGCGTGCCCCTGCGCACCGTCGACCCCGAACCATGGGGCATCGGAGTGCGCTTCCGGCACGAACCACACGCACTACACCGCTACACCATCACCCCCGGCTCACTCGCCGACGGCAGCACCCTCGCCGACCTCCCCTCCGACGACATCTGGATCAGCCTCATCATCCGCGACGGCCGACTCGTCGCCGGAGCAGCCGACACCACCCTGCACGCCGACGACGAAGTCCTCGTCATACTCCCCGACTCCGAAACAAGCCCACACATCACCGCCATCTTCACCGACCCCAAACCCAACCCCACCGGACGCCCACCAGAGACACTTTGA
- a CDS encoding LOG family protein: protein MTAPCGAPRQVAVCGPRDCTHADAIHAAEVGLLLAEAGVTVLCGGGVGVMAAVAEGASRTGGLVIGVRPDTDRSAVCAGLSAVLYTNMGEARNAILVRSADAVIVIGGSWGTLSELALAHHRGDIPVVCLGGWQLRDAGGNPIDAGQVATDPADAVRRALDPAG, encoded by the coding sequence ATGACCGCACCGTGCGGTGCACCACGACAAGTCGCTGTCTGCGGACCACGTGACTGCACCCACGCGGACGCGATACATGCCGCCGAAGTCGGTCTGCTTCTTGCCGAAGCGGGGGTGACGGTGCTGTGCGGTGGCGGCGTCGGGGTGATGGCCGCTGTCGCCGAAGGCGCCTCTCGCACAGGCGGACTCGTCATCGGTGTCCGCCCCGACACCGACCGCAGCGCGGTCTGCGCGGGACTGTCAGCCGTGCTCTATACGAACATGGGTGAGGCGAGGAATGCGATTCTTGTGCGCTCCGCCGACGCGGTGATCGTCATCGGCGGATCATGGGGCACACTCTCCGAACTCGCCCTCGCCCACCACCGCGGAGACATCCCCGTGGTCTGTCTCGGCGGCTGGCAACTCCGCGACGCGGGTGGAAACCCCATCGACGCAGGACAAGTCGCTACCGACCCGGCCGACGCAGTCCGCCGGGCGCTCGACCCGGCCGGCTGA